CAAGTAGCGCAGTGTTCTTCGGTTCTTTTGTAGCCAATTTTATAATCAACATCATAGGCTACATTTCCCTTTATTTCTTCATAGAAACTTGGCCATCCCGTACCGGACTTAAATTTGGTGTTACTTTTAAAAAGTCCTGTACCACAAGCAGCACAGACATAGGTACCTTCTTTTTTGTTGTCCAATAGGTCAGATGTAAAAGGGTTTTCTGTGGCCGCTTTACGAAGTACATAAAACTCTTCAGGAGTAAGTTCCTTTTGCCATTCAGCTTCGGTTTTTACAACACTAAAGTTCGTTTCTTTCTTCTCGGTTGTTTCTTGTGCTATTTTCTTTTTTTGAGAATTTCCTTGGCAGCCTACAAGGGCAAATCCAATGGCAATAAGTATATTTTTGTACATAGCTTTTTTAATTTTTCAGTTCTGTATTAGACGGAGGAGAAGTGGACTCCTTTCAAATTTAACTGTATTTACGATACTTTTAAGAAACGGTTTTAATTTCGACTTAAAAACGAACACCCCACTCAAATAGGAGTAGGGTGCTTATTTTATTTTTAAGAGGATTATATTATTTAAGAGATACTTTTTTAACATCAGCTTCGGTAACTCCAATACTATTCATAACAGCTGAAATATTGCTTTTATCCATTTTTGCAGCAGCAGAAACCCCTGGTAGGATTACAAATCTAAATATCTGCCCTTGGGTAATATCTGGGCTTAAGTTTGAAAGGTCAAAGTTACCAGTAATAAGAATCTCTACATCTCTGGTAGTATGACCTGGAACAAACTGAACGGTTCCTTCATCATAAAAAAAGGTTTGAGGTATCAAATTCCAAACATCGTTCACTACGTCGTCATTAAATTCAACTGTTCTATCATATTGATAAACCAAAACAGCATCGTTAGCTTCTACGGGAAAACTGGTGAAATCTTCAAAATTTAATATGGTTTCATATAAATTATTTTCTGCTATATAAGTAAAGTCTACGTCTTCTACTTCAAAAACTTGGCCTTGTATGCCGTCTGCGCCATCCTGTCCAGGTTGACCGTCGCGTCCATCAGAACCATCACACGAAATAAAAAGAATTGTAAAAAGCGTACCGAGTAAAAGAAGTGTCCTCTTCATAATATTGATTTTATAATTGAAATTTCTAAACATATTTAAGATTCTTTTTTCAAAAAGCGTTCCATTTTTGAATTATTCGTATCTTTTATTTGTAACATTGAAATGCTGATCTAAAGTTAATTAACAAATATGTAAGCTTTTTTATAAAGTTCCTTAGATTTGTCAGCATCACCTAACTAATCGAACACTATGCCACAAGTAACCGTTTTTAGTCTTTTCTCCGAATTTGATATTGACCTTTTTAAATCAGGAAAACATTTTAGATTATATGAAAAGCTAGGTTCTCACCCAATGGAATTGAATGGAATAAAGGGAACCTATTTTGCCGTTTGGGCGCCGTCTGCTCGGGCAGTATCGGTAATCGGTAACTTTAATGAATGGAACGATAGCCAACACATGCTTAAT
This genomic interval from Zobellia roscoffensis contains the following:
- a CDS encoding collagen-like protein, encoding MKRTLLLLGTLFTILFISCDGSDGRDGQPGQDGADGIQGQVFEVEDVDFTYIAENNLYETILNFEDFTSFPVEANDAVLVYQYDRTVEFNDDVVNDVWNLIPQTFFYDEGTVQFVPGHTTRDVEILITGNFDLSNLSPDITQGQIFRFVILPGVSAAAKMDKSNISAVMNSIGVTEADVKKVSLK
- the msrB gene encoding peptide-methionine (R)-S-oxide reductase MsrB, which encodes MYKNILIAIGFALVGCQGNSQKKKIAQETTEKKETNFSVVKTEAEWQKELTPEEFYVLRKAATENPFTSDLLDNKKEGTYVCAACGTGLFKSNTKFKSGTGWPSFYEEIKGNVAYDVDYKIGYKRTEEHCATCGGHLGHVFEDGPEPTGLRHCINGVALDFVAAE